One Curtobacterium sp. BH-2-1-1 genomic region harbors:
- a CDS encoding AAA family ATPase: MAADVEVVICYGPLDWFTGILDGEDHESLLTLMLEEDTVRRQLVVTNPSAEPAVADVPPRPALVSMTSGEYASLREHVITNFAWEVSRLNPRKLVVQNPPAPVRDQLQRTFPTTTVEEFTYPALTVEQLLQIHDNFDSAVVGQTQAKAQLLSALYKLTTPGRTAPVVVMFYGPSGVGKTETAQFVNRVAKGTLLRKQFSMFHSEKFASYLFGASHSEPSLARDLLDREPGVILIDEFDKANPMFHSAFYELFDGGAFEDKNYRVNVGPALIVCTSNWATEAEVQEALGDALFSRFDAAIEFTTLTEVETITVIDRMIDRRFDKSSDPRMADLNSEELRGKLHRAATQSPNIRQLAKLVDEVIARSLVRNLLAASRQAADDDPRDGVPPPSD; encoded by the coding sequence ATGGCAGCTGATGTCGAAGTCGTCATCTGCTACGGCCCACTCGACTGGTTCACCGGCATCCTCGACGGTGAGGACCACGAGAGCTTGCTCACCCTGATGCTCGAAGAGGACACGGTGCGCCGGCAGTTGGTCGTCACGAATCCTTCTGCTGAGCCAGCAGTCGCCGACGTCCCGCCGCGACCGGCACTGGTGTCGATGACGTCGGGCGAGTACGCGAGCTTGCGAGAACATGTCATCACGAACTTCGCGTGGGAAGTGAGCCGGCTCAACCCTAGGAAGCTGGTCGTTCAGAACCCACCGGCGCCAGTTCGGGATCAACTGCAGAGGACCTTTCCAACCACGACCGTCGAAGAGTTCACCTACCCAGCGCTGACCGTTGAGCAGCTTCTGCAGATTCACGATAACTTCGATTCGGCAGTGGTCGGCCAGACGCAGGCGAAGGCTCAGCTCCTTTCGGCACTGTACAAGCTGACGACGCCCGGTCGGACAGCCCCGGTCGTGGTCATGTTCTACGGCCCATCGGGAGTCGGGAAGACCGAGACCGCCCAGTTCGTGAACAGAGTCGCGAAGGGCACACTGCTCCGCAAGCAGTTCTCAATGTTTCACTCGGAGAAGTTCGCGTCGTACCTTTTTGGTGCCTCCCACTCCGAGCCCTCACTTGCCCGCGACCTCCTTGACCGGGAGCCTGGCGTGATCCTCATCGACGAGTTCGACAAAGCCAACCCGATGTTCCACAGCGCCTTCTACGAACTGTTCGACGGCGGCGCGTTCGAGGACAAGAACTACCGGGTCAACGTCGGGCCCGCGTTGATCGTGTGCACCTCGAACTGGGCAACTGAAGCCGAGGTTCAGGAGGCGCTTGGCGACGCGCTCTTCTCCAGATTCGACGCAGCGATTGAGTTCACCACGCTGACTGAGGTGGAGACCATCACCGTGATCGATCGGATGATCGACAGGCGGTTTGACAAGTCATCAGACCCGCGGATGGCGGATCTGAACTCCGAAGAACTCCGCGGCAAGCTGCACCGAGCCGCGACACAGTCCCCGAACATCCGCCAGCTCGCGAAATTGGTCGACGAGGTGATCGCCAGGTCGCTCGTGCGCAATTTGCTCGCAGCCTCTCGTCAAGCTGCCGACGACGACCCGAGGGACGGCGTCCCGCCGCCCTCGGACTGA
- a CDS encoding TnsA-like heteromeric transposase endonuclease subunit, translating to MPNKPGTYFASTNEDLVQYDSQLEAEFLLFADQDPNVLLIRSQPFSVWAVVDGKVRKHTPDFALLCRDGTVRIVNVKPLRRIVQADVRHLHEWVERTVAQAGFLHEEYAGAPRTVLRNLAFLSGARVEMWMQKYPVSDVLDAWRPGDTMGRLERRLSPTLHRAIVRPCIRNLLWRSQFTTDLTQPLGSLSALERST from the coding sequence ATGCCGAACAAGCCGGGAACGTACTTCGCCAGTACCAATGAGGACCTCGTGCAGTATGACTCGCAGCTCGAAGCCGAGTTCTTGCTCTTCGCTGACCAGGACCCCAACGTCCTGCTCATCCGGTCCCAGCCGTTCAGCGTTTGGGCTGTCGTCGATGGGAAAGTGCGTAAGCACACTCCCGACTTCGCTCTACTGTGCCGCGACGGGACGGTGCGCATTGTGAATGTGAAGCCACTCCGCCGCATCGTTCAAGCGGACGTCCGTCACCTGCACGAGTGGGTTGAGCGCACAGTGGCCCAGGCGGGGTTCCTGCATGAGGAGTACGCCGGGGCGCCTCGAACAGTTTTACGGAATCTTGCCTTCCTCTCCGGCGCGCGAGTGGAGATGTGGATGCAGAAGTACCCCGTCAGCGATGTCCTCGATGCATGGCGGCCGGGAGACACCATGGGCCGTCTGGAACGGCGACTGTCCCCCACGCTGCATCGCGCAATCGTGCGGCCCTGCATCAGGAACCTGCTCTGGCGCTCCCAGTTCACGACCGATCTGACCCAGCCGCTCGGCAGCCTCAGCGCATTGGAGCGTTCAACATGA
- a CDS encoding DDE-type integrase/transposase/recombinase → MSRTIPLGNGTKIEREGKRWTIEGFGPSVRLRGPRGVVKEDRLTDILADSNFVGIENEERQPLWRSSLAFDSLPKTQRASAVAQVEFWKPHVNEVLTGFASGSAEARRPGEPREQYDPARPLGQRLRSKAKEVQKSTRTIERKIAGLQNEGDMGLVDARLLKPQRWFESVDPRFRDALRAEIDKAREPGRSRLTRSALISNAIDALEVEHPSVRWRSDPLAGTKGRLPSTATQYRLLEALGAGAVTRLSNKTKSSHSNRPRGRYDYSRRASRPGERVQTDTTIVDVMCIDRLTGRRFRPEMTATLDEYTGCILGFVLRETTTQEDVAAVIAQSVRPQPIDPDWTAPAEWPYHGIPGSLRLPFKPTKPNAPVMLPEKIVIDNGAPFASHYITYVCAQLGISLEPTRPYRGVEKPKMERYWLTQKTGLLQFLPGYTSGSVDGRGTKVDDDAVLFVDELADIIREWIARVYHLRPHRGLRLPGSQRSGASPYEMYCAGIERAGMIVAHPDPDLWLRILPAKGRRVSEKGISLRGLIYDSALLAEYEGVDGPEPGGKWRFHYEPGDARQIYFEAADGKWHEIPWVLRDQDDQPFSFEAVEWTRKQLSSQRWVRDFDKELRLILRKWRTELPEDASARRLATRMDMFMRALTENPDRPTAGAVINYFGEQNTTDAEPPIDSRDLIPDEDDDPIVDYSNTEFDLDAEPTPDDFYAQMLDDLDDGDYTDLPARPLIGINN, encoded by the coding sequence ATGTCTCGAACCATCCCCCTCGGCAACGGAACCAAGATCGAGCGTGAAGGGAAGCGGTGGACCATCGAGGGCTTCGGCCCGAGTGTTCGTCTCCGCGGCCCACGCGGGGTCGTCAAGGAGGACCGCCTCACTGACATCCTCGCCGATAGCAACTTCGTCGGCATCGAAAACGAGGAACGCCAGCCTCTGTGGCGATCGTCCCTCGCCTTCGACTCGCTGCCAAAGACGCAGCGAGCCTCCGCGGTCGCGCAAGTCGAGTTCTGGAAGCCGCACGTTAACGAGGTGCTGACCGGGTTCGCCTCCGGAAGCGCAGAAGCGCGCCGTCCCGGTGAGCCGCGCGAGCAGTACGACCCAGCACGGCCGCTTGGCCAACGGCTGCGCTCGAAGGCGAAGGAAGTGCAGAAGAGCACTCGAACCATCGAGCGCAAGATCGCTGGCCTCCAGAACGAGGGTGACATGGGTCTCGTCGACGCCCGACTCCTCAAGCCTCAGCGCTGGTTCGAGTCCGTCGATCCACGTTTCCGCGACGCACTCCGAGCCGAGATCGACAAGGCGCGAGAGCCCGGACGGTCACGGCTCACCCGCAGCGCGCTCATCAGCAACGCAATCGACGCCCTCGAGGTCGAGCACCCCAGCGTGCGGTGGCGCAGCGATCCGCTGGCAGGGACGAAAGGCAGGCTGCCGTCGACAGCTACCCAGTACCGACTCTTGGAAGCGCTCGGAGCAGGAGCGGTAACCCGCCTCAGCAATAAGACGAAGAGTTCGCACTCGAACCGACCGCGCGGACGCTACGACTACTCGCGACGTGCCTCCCGGCCCGGGGAGCGTGTGCAGACGGACACCACCATCGTCGACGTTATGTGCATCGACCGTCTCACCGGGCGTCGCTTCCGGCCAGAGATGACCGCAACTCTTGACGAGTACACGGGCTGCATCCTCGGATTCGTTCTTCGCGAGACGACAACTCAGGAGGACGTCGCGGCAGTCATCGCACAATCAGTCCGACCGCAGCCAATCGACCCTGATTGGACAGCGCCAGCCGAATGGCCCTACCACGGCATACCGGGGTCCCTACGGCTTCCGTTCAAGCCGACGAAGCCCAACGCTCCCGTGATGCTTCCAGAGAAGATCGTCATCGACAACGGCGCCCCATTCGCCAGCCACTACATCACGTACGTCTGCGCACAGCTCGGCATCTCTCTGGAACCCACCCGCCCCTACCGCGGCGTTGAAAAGCCGAAGATGGAACGGTACTGGCTCACTCAAAAGACCGGCCTGCTCCAGTTCCTGCCCGGATACACGTCCGGCTCCGTCGACGGGCGCGGCACGAAGGTCGACGACGACGCCGTCCTGTTCGTCGACGAACTGGCCGACATCATCAGAGAGTGGATCGCACGCGTGTACCACCTGCGGCCCCACCGTGGACTGCGGCTGCCTGGAAGCCAGCGGAGCGGCGCAAGCCCGTACGAGATGTACTGCGCCGGCATCGAACGCGCAGGAATGATCGTCGCTCACCCCGACCCCGACCTCTGGCTGCGGATCCTGCCAGCGAAAGGACGACGGGTCAGTGAAAAGGGCATCTCGCTCCGTGGCCTCATCTACGACTCTGCACTCCTCGCCGAGTACGAGGGCGTGGATGGTCCCGAGCCCGGCGGCAAGTGGCGGTTCCACTACGAGCCCGGAGACGCTCGACAGATCTACTTCGAAGCGGCAGACGGAAAGTGGCACGAGATCCCATGGGTGCTGCGGGACCAGGACGACCAGCCCTTCAGCTTTGAGGCCGTCGAGTGGACGCGGAAGCAGCTCTCCAGCCAGCGCTGGGTTCGCGACTTCGACAAGGAACTTCGCCTGATCCTCCGCAAGTGGCGAACCGAGCTGCCCGAGGACGCCAGCGCTCGGCGGCTCGCGACGCGCATGGACATGTTCATGCGCGCGCTCACCGAGAACCCGGACAGGCCCACAGCCGGCGCTGTCATCAACTACTTCGGCGAACAGAACACAACCGACGCCGAGCCGCCCATCGACAGCCGAGACCTCATCCCCGACGAAGACGACGACCCGATCGTCGACTACTCGAACACCGAATTCGACCTCGACGCCGAGCCGACACCGGACGACTTCTACGCCCAAATGCTCGACGACCTCGACGACGGCGACTACACCGACCTTCCAGCACGACCCCTCATCGGCATCAACAACTGA
- a CDS encoding AAA family ATPase — MRTEHARLNHVNWVRLVRGNPYERPESRTLATLHGLNDEEREAYNDRRADWHANFGVIKTPQLVRAHSQLGEIVAANQHVGDRVRGAAVVDAPPGLGKTTIANSYAFRYWAKEMRRGLPDDTRFDRIPVIKVGLKANVTTKWLTERMCKFMGLPTTGTETALHDRLLDATVGCETRLIVIDEIQFLNFAGKEGRKIHNHIKFLANELPATFLFVGHSIRATTARSNAAIQDAARDQTDSRWTYVDVHPFQVGTEEGRQAWRSFLLTVESKLVLASLKPGMLADGLADYVYARTLGRMQHITSLIVRGCVRAIDSGEEQLTRDLLDNIKLEKLVDDGRISRVAGADRGVYDLASHKPRNLPRTTPRAPRATANVAGGTTPATKLTPPARPKPVRKSGPESKRPGSKAR, encoded by the coding sequence ATGAGAACCGAACACGCACGACTGAACCACGTGAACTGGGTCCGCCTCGTTCGCGGAAACCCCTACGAGCGGCCCGAGTCGCGCACCCTCGCCACACTTCACGGCCTCAACGACGAGGAACGCGAGGCCTACAACGACCGCCGCGCCGACTGGCACGCCAACTTCGGCGTGATCAAGACCCCTCAGCTGGTGCGCGCCCACAGCCAGCTCGGTGAGATCGTCGCCGCAAACCAACACGTCGGCGATCGAGTCCGCGGCGCAGCCGTCGTCGACGCCCCACCCGGGCTCGGAAAGACCACAATCGCGAACAGCTACGCGTTCCGGTACTGGGCCAAAGAGATGCGTCGCGGCCTCCCCGATGACACTCGCTTCGACCGGATCCCCGTCATCAAGGTCGGCCTAAAAGCCAACGTCACAACGAAGTGGCTCACCGAACGCATGTGCAAGTTCATGGGTCTCCCAACCACCGGCACCGAAACCGCCCTGCACGACCGCCTCCTCGACGCCACGGTGGGATGCGAGACCAGACTGATCGTCATCGACGAGATCCAGTTCCTGAACTTCGCCGGCAAGGAGGGCCGCAAGATCCACAACCACATCAAGTTCCTCGCTAACGAACTGCCCGCTACCTTCTTGTTCGTCGGACACTCCATCCGCGCGACCACTGCCCGCTCAAACGCCGCCATCCAGGACGCCGCCCGGGACCAGACGGACTCACGGTGGACTTACGTGGACGTCCACCCGTTCCAGGTCGGAACGGAAGAAGGCCGGCAGGCGTGGCGGTCCTTCCTCCTGACCGTAGAGAGCAAGCTGGTCCTCGCGAGCCTGAAGCCCGGAATGCTCGCCGATGGCCTCGCGGACTACGTCTACGCGAGGACTCTCGGCCGAATGCAGCACATCACAAGCCTCATCGTTCGAGGCTGCGTGCGAGCTATCGACAGCGGCGAGGAGCAGCTCACCCGAGACCTGTTGGACAACATCAAGCTCGAGAAGCTCGTCGACGACGGTCGAATCAGCCGAGTCGCCGGAGCCGACCGAGGCGTGTACGACCTCGCATCCCACAAGCCTCGAAACCTCCCCCGCACCACGCCCCGCGCACCTCGCGCAACAGCCAACGTGGCAGGCGGAACGACCCCAGCAACCAAGCTCACGCCGCCAGCCCGACCGAAGCCAGTGAGGAAGTCCGGTCCAGAATCTAAGCGTCCAGGCAGCAAGGCACGCTGA
- a CDS encoding ImmA/IrrE family metallo-endopeptidase → MQFPISKLWYFDRMSDLGASIRAARVAIDLEAQDLAQRLGMTKSQISKIESGDRAVKAGEVIDIAEALGVSPMALLRPSSTSAQVALAARTVESTSVQSSPLMDRLRGLVDLVELMPTAPRSRGAWLSKPPAQIDQANFVRSSSALAQWARLSLGRVEAGASRFASLASALSKNLGVDVLVERFHDPATGEPDPVLGGAVVHDELHLIAVNATSIRSRALFTLAHELGHVLQGDGVRVSQDANFAATSPEERFANAFAAALLLPDDEVHAVLATHGQYLPDTVAAIMRDYDVSKQTAVYRLHNLGLMNWQNRDRLLNFRPYEFAGIIRDPGLSDYATRGGRDYLADRVVQPDSMIERGIAAYTAGIIGSAPLASLLGISVEEAIDLHGGTALNEQVNELASVDPTVLMAAETAEPLPDAYEDTPA, encoded by the coding sequence GTGCAGTTTCCGATTTCGAAACTGTGGTACTTTGACCGCATGTCTGATTTGGGTGCCTCGATCCGGGCCGCCCGCGTTGCGATCGACCTGGAAGCCCAGGATCTCGCCCAGCGGCTCGGCATGACGAAGTCCCAGATATCAAAGATCGAGTCGGGAGACCGGGCGGTCAAGGCTGGCGAAGTCATCGACATCGCAGAGGCGCTCGGGGTGTCGCCGATGGCGCTGCTCCGGCCGTCGTCGACCTCAGCGCAGGTGGCGTTGGCGGCGCGAACGGTGGAGTCCACCTCTGTTCAGAGCAGCCCTCTCATGGATCGCCTCCGGGGGCTCGTGGACCTTGTTGAGCTGATGCCGACTGCGCCACGGTCGCGAGGCGCTTGGTTGTCGAAGCCACCCGCGCAGATCGATCAGGCGAATTTTGTGAGGTCCTCGTCAGCTCTCGCCCAATGGGCGCGACTGTCGCTCGGCCGCGTCGAAGCCGGAGCCTCGCGCTTCGCGTCTCTCGCGTCGGCTCTGAGCAAGAACCTCGGCGTCGACGTCCTCGTCGAGCGGTTCCATGATCCGGCCACTGGTGAGCCCGATCCAGTACTTGGCGGTGCCGTGGTTCACGACGAGCTGCATCTGATAGCAGTGAACGCGACGTCGATCAGATCACGAGCGCTGTTCACACTCGCGCACGAACTCGGACATGTTCTGCAAGGCGACGGTGTGCGTGTGTCCCAGGACGCGAATTTCGCTGCAACCTCCCCGGAAGAGCGGTTCGCGAACGCTTTTGCGGCGGCCCTGTTGTTGCCAGACGACGAGGTGCACGCGGTGCTCGCCACACATGGCCAGTATCTCCCCGACACAGTCGCGGCCATCATGCGCGATTACGACGTGTCGAAGCAGACAGCTGTCTATCGACTCCACAATCTCGGGCTGATGAACTGGCAGAACCGAGACCGGCTCCTGAACTTTCGCCCTTACGAATTCGCTGGCATCATCCGCGACCCCGGTCTGAGCGACTATGCGACCCGTGGCGGCCGCGATTATCTCGCAGACCGAGTGGTCCAGCCCGATTCGATGATCGAACGCGGCATCGCGGCATACACGGCCGGGATCATCGGCTCGGCGCCACTAGCGAGTCTTTTGGGTATTTCGGTCGAAGAAGCCATCGATCTGCACGGTGGCACCGCCCTAAACGAGCAGGTCAATGAACTCGCGTCGGTTGACCCGACGGTGCTGATGGCCGCCGAGACGGCAGAACCACTCCCCGACGCATACGAAGACACGCCCGCCTAG
- a CDS encoding metallophosphoesterase yields MAREPVGENRRLAERFDADSDECLIVIAGDWHSDLVHLTDNVPRLLDEGFSATAARPTTLLHVGDFNITNGSRANKQFLLRAAELASERQMRILITPGNHDSWSRLESRSDFARSEPTRLRDGVWVLPRGYRFRIGGKTILSFGGAGSMSRPPNKEGLTWWRSEMPTDADVDASISRGRADIVITHEAPLGGTVRVDRKLATFPLRSAADRDYTALGRDRIARLWRGVAPTLLFHGHHHLQAEGHLHDGRSVYALNQNGEPGNLVSVDLETMRVRWLDGASPLGG; encoded by the coding sequence ATGGCAAGGGAACCCGTAGGTGAGAATCGACGACTGGCCGAGCGCTTCGACGCCGACTCGGACGAGTGTCTGATCGTTATCGCGGGCGACTGGCACTCGGACCTCGTGCACCTCACCGACAACGTTCCCCGGCTGCTAGACGAAGGCTTTTCGGCAACCGCAGCACGGCCCACGACCCTGCTGCACGTTGGCGACTTCAACATCACGAACGGCTCTCGCGCCAACAAGCAGTTCCTGCTTCGTGCGGCCGAACTAGCGTCCGAACGACAGATGCGGATCCTCATCACGCCCGGCAACCACGACAGCTGGTCCCGCCTGGAATCGAGATCTGACTTCGCGCGAAGCGAACCCACCCGCCTCCGCGATGGCGTCTGGGTGCTTCCACGCGGCTACCGGTTCCGCATCGGCGGTAAGACGATCCTCTCCTTCGGAGGTGCCGGTTCGATGTCCCGTCCCCCGAATAAGGAGGGACTGACCTGGTGGCGAAGCGAGATGCCGACCGACGCAGACGTGGATGCAAGCATCAGTCGAGGGCGCGCCGACATCGTGATCACTCACGAAGCGCCCCTCGGCGGCACTGTGCGCGTCGACCGAAAGCTCGCCACGTTCCCGCTCCGGAGCGCCGCCGACCGCGACTACACCGCGCTCGGGCGGGATCGCATCGCACGCCTCTGGCGCGGCGTCGCACCGACGCTCCTCTTCCACGGGCATCACCATCTTCAGGCCGAAGGACATCTCCACGACGGCCGCTCGGTGTACGCGCTCAACCAGAATGGCGAGCCCGGCAACCTCGTGTCGGTAGACCTCGAGACGATGCGAGTCCGGTGGCTAGACGGCGCGAGCCCGCTCGGAGGTTGA
- a CDS encoding TniQ family protein, with product MAEFHERAARFPGRPLPIPGESIHSWLRRYAWMFRSSHAELLNAMDLTASERRKNAQWRGRIPDSVSEKLESHTGVHRDVLHAMTLQRFHRRFVEVRADGAVARKHWARGSGTRYCPSCLNEHDGAFQNDWQLASTFLCIRHNTLLVDGCQDCHLEQYVLPPGAAALNPMHCASRRVGEGPCGSYLPAHFAEPVLASSPLVTAQQFINDLASSADASEARAALLNLEGVMHGIRKGASIEAIAEHADLDPGELRGLQPESSRAQRPSSALDYGALAAWAVPLVTASESDVRADYRRLVLHYDWAALDEHSTTGFGSPEHLTARWSPQLLPQTRTRLLRAVDTHLTLMQRLQHATTVDAPTRAAQPMIAPAMWPAWAVALDTGGSYTESAFRTAMSAALALVGTREEHPGAKVKYRPFKEAVRPELFDDDHLTDQLRLLTQLAIRLQPAAAEAINYPERANAIFRTPLLPDHAWKRIANHLRIPPGGATRALMARRYAYNRMTGSTGSAYPEKWSRQRADDSNLYSNFCLSMTSELQAAIDQYLRSYLRQLRIGGPVTSTPAVDLLNGAVPGRALRDIDLSKLHALLDGGERRIGVLTSELQRTEIHVRAAVDTFPLSSATVFNAGPLDWPSLPARRRARASAA from the coding sequence GTGGCAGAGTTTCACGAGCGGGCGGCCCGGTTCCCGGGCCGCCCGCTCCCCATCCCCGGGGAATCAATCCACAGTTGGCTGCGTCGGTACGCGTGGATGTTCCGCAGCAGCCACGCTGAACTCCTAAACGCGATGGACCTGACGGCCTCGGAACGCCGGAAGAACGCCCAATGGCGTGGACGTATCCCTGATTCGGTTTCGGAGAAGCTCGAGTCGCACACAGGAGTGCACCGAGATGTTCTGCACGCGATGACGCTGCAGCGGTTCCACAGACGATTTGTCGAAGTACGCGCGGATGGCGCTGTAGCGCGCAAGCACTGGGCACGCGGCAGCGGAACCCGGTACTGCCCCTCATGCCTCAACGAGCACGATGGCGCGTTCCAGAACGACTGGCAACTCGCAAGCACCTTCCTCTGCATTAGGCACAACACGCTCCTCGTCGACGGCTGCCAGGACTGCCATCTCGAGCAATACGTCCTTCCCCCAGGCGCCGCTGCGCTCAATCCGATGCACTGCGCCAGCCGAAGGGTTGGTGAGGGGCCGTGCGGAAGCTACCTTCCCGCGCACTTCGCTGAACCTGTCCTTGCAAGCTCCCCACTGGTCACCGCGCAGCAGTTCATCAACGATCTTGCTTCCTCAGCTGACGCAAGCGAAGCGCGCGCCGCCCTCCTCAACCTTGAGGGCGTCATGCACGGAATCCGGAAGGGGGCCAGCATCGAAGCGATCGCCGAGCACGCTGACCTCGACCCAGGAGAGCTAAGAGGTCTTCAACCGGAGTCCTCCAGAGCCCAACGCCCGAGCAGTGCACTCGACTACGGCGCTCTCGCGGCGTGGGCAGTACCCCTCGTGACCGCTTCCGAGTCTGACGTCCGCGCCGACTACCGGAGGCTGGTGCTGCACTACGACTGGGCAGCGCTCGACGAGCACTCAACAACCGGCTTCGGATCGCCTGAGCACCTCACAGCCAGGTGGTCACCGCAGCTCCTGCCGCAGACTCGAACACGACTTCTCCGAGCGGTCGACACGCACCTGACCCTCATGCAGCGTCTCCAACACGCCACAACAGTCGACGCGCCGACACGTGCGGCCCAGCCAATGATTGCTCCTGCGATGTGGCCCGCGTGGGCAGTCGCACTCGACACCGGCGGCTCCTACACCGAGTCCGCGTTCCGGACAGCGATGTCCGCCGCGCTCGCACTGGTGGGCACCAGAGAGGAGCATCCAGGCGCGAAGGTAAAGTACAGGCCGTTCAAGGAAGCTGTCCGTCCCGAGCTATTCGACGACGATCACCTTACGGACCAACTCCGCCTCCTCACCCAGCTCGCGATCCGACTACAGCCAGCCGCAGCGGAAGCGATCAACTACCCCGAACGCGCCAACGCGATCTTCCGAACGCCGCTCCTTCCGGATCACGCGTGGAAACGCATCGCGAACCACCTGCGCATCCCGCCAGGGGGAGCGACCCGGGCGTTGATGGCGCGCCGGTACGCATACAACCGAATGACCGGCTCGACGGGCTCCGCCTATCCCGAGAAATGGTCTCGCCAGCGCGCCGACGACAGCAACCTCTATTCCAATTTCTGTCTATCGATGACGTCCGAATTACAAGCAGCGATCGACCAGTACCTGCGGTCATACCTTCGCCAGCTGCGCATCGGCGGACCGGTCACCAGCACGCCGGCCGTCGACCTCCTCAACGGCGCCGTCCCCGGCCGGGCTCTCCGCGACATCGATCTCTCCAAGTTGCACGCGCTTCTGGACGGCGGAGAGCGCCGCATCGGCGTCTTGACCAGTGAGCTGCAGCGGACCGAGATCCACGTGCGAGCAGCCGTCGATACATTCCCGCTGTCAAGTGCGACGGTCTTCAACGCCGGACCTCTCGACTGGCCGTCGCTCCCGGCACGCCGTAGAGCACGAGCGTCCGCCGCATGA